A single window of Mesoplodon densirostris isolate mMesDen1 chromosome 13, mMesDen1 primary haplotype, whole genome shotgun sequence DNA harbors:
- the LOC132501050 gene encoding protein CEBPZOS-like, producing the protein MACTLDPLAKKIFKGVLLAELVGIFGTYFLFKKMNASQDFRQTMSKKFPFILKVYYKSTEHSGMYGIREQDQEKWLNSKN; encoded by the coding sequence ATGGCCTGTACTCTGGATCCACTGGCAAAGAAGATCTTTAAAGGAGTTTTACTAGCTGAACTTGTGGGCATTTTTGGaacatattttttgtttaaaaagatgaACGCAAGCCAAGATTTCAGGCAAACAATGAGCAAGAAATTCCCCTTCATCTTGAAAGTTTATTACAAATCCACTGAACACTCTGGAATGTACGGAATCAGAGAGCAAGATCAAGAAAAGTGGCTGAACAGCAAAAATTAG